Proteins encoded within one genomic window of Hevea brasiliensis isolate MT/VB/25A 57/8 chromosome 8, ASM3005281v1, whole genome shotgun sequence:
- the LOC110646453 gene encoding 3beta,22alpha-dihydroxysteroid 3-dehydrogenase isoform X1 has product MALLFYLLFWVSFSALIFIIHRTSRYGRLRLPPGNLGLPFLGETLQLISAYKTENPEPFIDERVSRFGSLFTTHVFGEPTVFSVDPETNRFILQNEGKLFESSYPSSISNLLGKHSLLLMKGSLHKKMHSLTMSFANSSIIRDHLLVDIDRLVRLNLDSWTDRVFLMEEAKKITFELTMKQLMSFDPGEWTEGLRKEYLLVIEGFFTVPLPIFSTTYRRAIKARTKVAEALSLIVRQRRRESEAGERKNDMLEALLSADDGGFSDEEIVDFLVALLVAGYETTSTIMTLAVKFLTETPLALAQLKEEHEGIRAKKSEGEALKWSDYKSMPFTQCVVNETLRVANIISGVFRRAMTDINIKVSCQCNSGYTIPKGWKVFASFRAVHLDHDHFKDARTFNPWRWQSNSGATSPANVFTPFGGGPRLCPGYELARVELSVFLHHLVTSFSWTPAEEDKLVFFPTTRTRKRYPINVHRRNHVKS; this is encoded by the exons ATGGCACTTCTTTTCTATCTCCTTTTCTGGGTTTCTTTCTCAGCTCTCATCTTTATCATTCACCGGACTTCCCGCTACGGGCGGCTCCGGTTGCCGCCGGGGAACCTGGGTCTTCCCTTTCTTGGAGAGACTCTGCAGTTGATATCTGCATACAAGACTGAAAACCCAGAACCGTTCATCGATGAAAGGGTGAGCCGATTCGGTTCTTTGTTTACCACCCATGTTTTTGGTGAACCGACGGTGTTCTCGGTCGACCCGGAGACGAACCGGTTCATCCTGCAAAATGAAGGGAAGTTGTTTGAATCTAGCTACCCAAGTTCGATATCAAACTTGCTAGGAAAACATTCTTTGTTGCTGATGAAGGGTAGCCTCCATAAAAAAATGCATTCTTTAACCATGAGTTTTGCTAATTCCTCCATTATCAGAGACCATCTTTTGGTTGATATAGACCGGTTGGTCCGGCTCAACTTGGATTCTTGGACCGACCGAGTTTTCCTCATGGAAGAGGCGAAGAAG ATAACATTTGAGCTAACAATGAAGCAACTAATGAGCTTTGATCCAGGGGAATGGACTGAGGGTTTAAGGAAAGAGTACTTGCTTGTTATTGAAGGATTTTTCACTGTGCCTTTGCCCATCTTCTCCACCACATACCGCAGAGCCATCAAA GCTAGGACTAAGGTGGCAGAGGCTTTAAGCTTGATAGTGAGGCAAAGAAGGAGAGAAAGTGAAGCAGGAGAGAGAAAGAATGACATGTTAGAAGCTCTTCTCTCCGCCGATGATGGTGGCTTCTCCGATGAGGAAATAGTAGATTTCTTGGTAGCTCTGCTTGTTGCTGGCTATGAAACCACCTCTACCATCATGACTCTTGCCGTTAAGTTCCTCACTGAGACTCCTCTTGCTTTGGCTCAGCTCAAG GAGGAGCATGAAGGGATTAGGGCCAAAAAAAGTGAGGGAGAAGCTCTCAAGTGGAGTGATTACAAGTCAATGCCTTTTACTCAATGT GTTGTTAATGAGACTTTGAGAGTAGCAAACATAATTAGTGGGGTATTTAGAAGAGCAATGACAGACATTAATATAAAAG TATCATGTCAATGCAATTCAGGTTACACAATTCCTAAGGGATGGAAGGTTTTTGCTTCATTTCGAGCTGTACATCTAGATCATGATCACTTTAAAGATGCTCGAACTTTCAATCCATGGAGATGGCAG AGCAATTCAGGAGCAACAAGTCCAGCAAATGTGTTCACTCCATTTGGAGGAGGGCCAAGGCTATGCCCTGGATATGAGCTTGCTAGGGTAGAACTCTCTGTTTTCCTTCATCACCTGGTAACAAGTTTCAG TTGGACTCCTGCTGAGGAAGATAAATTGGTGTTCTTTCCAACAACCCGGACGCGGAAACGGTACCCCATTAACGTGCATCGTCGAAACCATGTAAAGAGTTAG
- the LOC110646453 gene encoding 3beta,22alpha-dihydroxysteroid 3-dehydrogenase isoform X2 — protein sequence MALLFYLLFWVSFSALIFIIHRTSRYGRLRLPPGNLGLPFLGETLQLISAYKTENPEPFIDERVSRFGSLFTTHVFGEPTVFSVDPETNRFILQNEGKLFESSYPSSISNLLGKHSLLLMKGSLHKKMHSLTMSFANSSIIRDHLLVDIDRLVRLNLDSWTDRVFLMEEAKKITFELTMKQLMSFDPGEWTEGLRKEYLLVIEGFFTVPLPIFSTTYRRAIKARTKVAEALSLIVRQRRRESEAGERKNDMLEALLSADDGGFSDEEIVDFLVALLVAGYETTSTIMTLAVKFLTETPLALAQLKEEHEGIRAKKSEGEALKWSDYKSMPFTQCVVNETLRVANIISGVFRRAMTDINIKGYTIPKGWKVFASFRAVHLDHDHFKDARTFNPWRWQSNSGATSPANVFTPFGGGPRLCPGYELARVELSVFLHHLVTSFSWTPAEEDKLVFFPTTRTRKRYPINVHRRNHVKS from the exons ATGGCACTTCTTTTCTATCTCCTTTTCTGGGTTTCTTTCTCAGCTCTCATCTTTATCATTCACCGGACTTCCCGCTACGGGCGGCTCCGGTTGCCGCCGGGGAACCTGGGTCTTCCCTTTCTTGGAGAGACTCTGCAGTTGATATCTGCATACAAGACTGAAAACCCAGAACCGTTCATCGATGAAAGGGTGAGCCGATTCGGTTCTTTGTTTACCACCCATGTTTTTGGTGAACCGACGGTGTTCTCGGTCGACCCGGAGACGAACCGGTTCATCCTGCAAAATGAAGGGAAGTTGTTTGAATCTAGCTACCCAAGTTCGATATCAAACTTGCTAGGAAAACATTCTTTGTTGCTGATGAAGGGTAGCCTCCATAAAAAAATGCATTCTTTAACCATGAGTTTTGCTAATTCCTCCATTATCAGAGACCATCTTTTGGTTGATATAGACCGGTTGGTCCGGCTCAACTTGGATTCTTGGACCGACCGAGTTTTCCTCATGGAAGAGGCGAAGAAG ATAACATTTGAGCTAACAATGAAGCAACTAATGAGCTTTGATCCAGGGGAATGGACTGAGGGTTTAAGGAAAGAGTACTTGCTTGTTATTGAAGGATTTTTCACTGTGCCTTTGCCCATCTTCTCCACCACATACCGCAGAGCCATCAAA GCTAGGACTAAGGTGGCAGAGGCTTTAAGCTTGATAGTGAGGCAAAGAAGGAGAGAAAGTGAAGCAGGAGAGAGAAAGAATGACATGTTAGAAGCTCTTCTCTCCGCCGATGATGGTGGCTTCTCCGATGAGGAAATAGTAGATTTCTTGGTAGCTCTGCTTGTTGCTGGCTATGAAACCACCTCTACCATCATGACTCTTGCCGTTAAGTTCCTCACTGAGACTCCTCTTGCTTTGGCTCAGCTCAAG GAGGAGCATGAAGGGATTAGGGCCAAAAAAAGTGAGGGAGAAGCTCTCAAGTGGAGTGATTACAAGTCAATGCCTTTTACTCAATGT GTTGTTAATGAGACTTTGAGAGTAGCAAACATAATTAGTGGGGTATTTAGAAGAGCAATGACAGACATTAATATAAAAG GTTACACAATTCCTAAGGGATGGAAGGTTTTTGCTTCATTTCGAGCTGTACATCTAGATCATGATCACTTTAAAGATGCTCGAACTTTCAATCCATGGAGATGGCAG AGCAATTCAGGAGCAACAAGTCCAGCAAATGTGTTCACTCCATTTGGAGGAGGGCCAAGGCTATGCCCTGGATATGAGCTTGCTAGGGTAGAACTCTCTGTTTTCCTTCATCACCTGGTAACAAGTTTCAG TTGGACTCCTGCTGAGGAAGATAAATTGGTGTTCTTTCCAACAACCCGGACGCGGAAACGGTACCCCATTAACGTGCATCGTCGAAACCATGTAAAGAGTTAG
- the LOC110646443 gene encoding uncharacterized protein LOC110646443, with amino-acid sequence MGFSMEEKSIRVLRVIKTLFFLIAMLISFLFFSVPVLLVIADTLLPFSLLSASLSPSSLSFKTLSSHFNNYDFRYSLIDIPLISIIRSAVIICVYSLCDGPRLSRGPYLGITTICSVLSLIYVSLKAPYVFSVSSIDRGEYAKAMEIALFVCSWLLAIGHIIVAYRTSCRERRKLLVYKIDIEAVSTFKNGFPGYKKIPKQERIK; translated from the exons ATGGGTTTTTCTATGGAAGAGAAATCAATAAGAGTATTGAGAGTTATAAAGACTCTCTTCTTCTTGATTGCTATGTTGATCTCTTTCCTTTTTTTCTCTGTTCCTGTTCTTCTTGTTATTGCTGACACCCTTcttcccttttctcttctctctgcttctctttccccttcttctttatCATTCAAAACCCTCTCTTCCCATTTCAATAACTATGATTTTAGATACTCTCTCATTGATATTCCCCTCATATCCATCATAAGATCAGCAGTCATCATCT GTGTTTACAGCTTGTGTGATGGACCCAGGCTTTCAAGAGGGCCATACTTGGGGATTACCACTATATGTTCTGTGTTATCTCTAATTTATGTGTCATTAAAAGCACCATATGTGTTTAGTGTTTCAAGTATTGATAGAGGAGAGTATGCAAAAGCCATGGAAATTGCCTTGTTTGTTTGCTCATGGCTCTTAGCAATTGGTCATATTATTGTGGCTTATAGAACAAGTTGCAGAGAAAGAAGAAAGCTTCTGGTCTACAAAATTGATATTGAAGCT GTTTCTACTTTCAAGAATGGGTTTCCTGGGTATAAAAAAATTCCAAAACAAGAGAGAATCAAGTGA
- the LOC131182382 gene encoding putative ABC1 protein At2g40090 translates to MATRSAWRSRAKLAAAATAIFTGGAAVTIATSADPATALKLCTTVPVRLARDTITAASIAFDYEYSLWGLPEGSVERSKVKHEVHLRSAHKLQELCFKNGGMYIKLGQHIGQLEYLVPQEYVQTMRESMLNKCPVSSYDQVCEVFKQELGETPDKIFDEFDPVPIASASLAQVHFARTTDGQKVAVKVQHTHMTDTAAADQAGVELIVNTLHWFFPSFDYRWLVAEIRESLPKASSFMCDHQELDFLVEAKNGEKCLDNFQKLSPHIADFVYAPKIHWNLSTSKLLTMEFMDAAHINDVKAIQRLGIQPNEVAKLVSQAFAEMMFKHGFVHCDPHAANLLVRPLPSGKRSILGKRKPQLILLDHGLYKELDFNTRFNYASLWKALIFADANSIRENSVKLGAGEDLYALFAGILTMRPWNRVVDTAVDHLVIQGNDSERSELQMYASQYFPQISELLRRLPRVILLMLKTNDCLRAVNSSLLQGSSLETYFIIGKISSEAVVEAKKLQRKSLLRWLDVWLEEILLEARLLGMQIALWLLQLRRALTGLS, encoded by the exons ATGGCCACGCGATCTGCATGGCGCAGCCGGGCCAAGCTTGCGGCAGCGGCCACTGCGATTTTCACTGGCGGTGCGGCAGTCACCATCGCCACTTCCGCAGATCCAGCAACAGCTCTGAAGCTCTGCACCACCGTTCCCGTCCGCCTGGCTCGCGACACCATAACTGCAGCCTCCATCGCCTTTG ATTATGAATATTCACTGTGGGGACTACCGGAAGGAAGTGTTGAGAGGTCTAAAGTCAAACATGAGGTTCATCTGAGGTCAGCACATAAACTTCAGGAGCTATGTTTCAAAAATGGGGGAATGTATATCAAGCTTGGTCAACATATTGGACAACTG GAATATTTGGTTCCTCAGGAGTATGTCCAGACAATGAGGGAGTCAATGTTGAACAAATGTCCAGTCTCTTCATATGATCAAGTGTGTGAGGTTTTCAAGCAAGAGCTTGGAGAAACCCCAGATAAA ATTTTTGATGAATTTGATCCTGTTCCAATAGCAAGCGCTTCCCTTGCTCAAGTTCATTTTGCTCGGACAACTGATGGCCAAAAAGTTGCTGTGAAG GTGCAGCACACTCACATGACAGATACTGCGGCTGCAGATCAGGCTGGCGTGGAATTGATCGTGAACACCCTACATTGGTTTTTCCCTTCGTTTGATTACAG ATGGTTGGTTGCTGAAATACGTGAAAGTTTACCTAAGGCAAGTA GCTTTATGTGTGATCATCAGGAACTGGATTTTTTGGTTGAGGCCAAGAATGGTGAGAAGTGTTTGGACAATTTTCAGAAGCTATCCCCTCACATTGCAGACTTTGTCTATGCACCTAAGATCCATTGGAATTTGAGTACTTCAAAGTTGTTAACGATGGAATTTATGGATGCTGCCCACATAAATGATGTGAAGGCCATTCAACGACTCGGAATTCAACCTAATGAAGTTGCAAaatta GTTAGTCAAGCTTTTGCAGAGATGATGTTCAAACATGGGTTTGTGCACTGTGATCCACATGCTGCTAACTTGTTAGTTCGCCCTTTGCCTTCTGGTAAAAGGAGCATTTTAG GCAAGAGAAAACCGCAATTGATTCTCTTGGACCATGGGCTGTATAAGGAACTTGACTTTAATACTAGATTTAATTATGCTTCCCTTTGGAAG GCACTGATATTTGCTGATGCTAATTCAATAAGGGAAAATAGTGTTAAATTGGGTGCTGGAGAGGATCTATATGCTCTATTTGCGGGAATTCTTACTATGAGGCCCTGGAATAGGGTTGTTGACACAGCTGTTGATCATTTGGTCATACAAGGCAATGATAGCGAGCGTTCAGAATTACAG atGTATGCATCTCAGTATTTCCCTCAAATCTCAGAACTTCTAAGGAGGCTACCACGTGTAATTTTGTTGATGCTAAAGACAAATGATTGTTTGCGAGCAGTGAATAGTTCTTTG TTGCAGGGATCTTCTCTGGAGAcatattttattattggaaaaatTTCCTCTGAGGCAGTTGTTGAGGCAAAGAAGCTGCAAAGGAAATCCTTATTACGTTGGTTAGATGTATGGCTGGAGGAAATCTTGCTGGAGGCACGACTTTTGGGAATGCAGATAGCGTTGTGGCTTTTACAACTCAGGAGAGCTTTGACTGGTTTAAGTTAG